One genomic region from Cardinium endosymbiont of Dermatophagoides farinae encodes:
- the der gene encoding ribosome biogenesis GTPase Der, whose translation MANVVAIVGRSNVGKSTFFNRLIEARKAIMDGSLHTTRDRHYGYASWSNRSFTVIDTGGYMCGTDDAFEHSIREQIQLALDDANLVLFMVDCIEGLTDADKTFAHILRKINKPVFLVANKSESVMAAMVAPSFYALGLGDPFPIAAINGSGTGDLLDALLPYLKETPAADETVATLPRLTILGRPNVGKSSFLNVLLDEKRSMVSPISGTTRDAIDTEYNRYNKKFILTDTAGIRKKSKVRDAIEFYSVLRAVKAMQDADICLMMIDATHGIEAQDISLIALAHRYKKGMVLVVNKWDLIDKETTTAGDYRKQLLRKLAPLDYLPILFVSTVKKQRVYQTIEKALAVYQNKIKKIPTSELNKAMLPIIEKNHPPAVKGKYIQIKYCTQVTGNAPTFAFFCNHPAYIQPNYKSYLVNQLRAHFNFEGVPVQVVFKKK comes from the coding sequence ATGGCAAATGTTGTCGCAATCGTAGGAAGATCTAATGTAGGTAAGTCTACCTTTTTTAATAGATTGATCGAAGCAAGAAAAGCTATTATGGATGGATCGCTTCATACTACGCGCGACCGACATTATGGTTATGCATCGTGGAGCAACCGATCCTTTACAGTTATTGATACAGGCGGATACATGTGTGGTACAGACGATGCTTTTGAGCATAGCATTCGTGAACAGATTCAACTTGCACTAGATGACGCCAACTTGGTGCTCTTTATGGTGGATTGTATAGAGGGATTAACCGATGCAGATAAAACCTTTGCACATATATTGCGAAAAATCAATAAACCTGTTTTCTTAGTAGCCAATAAATCAGAAAGTGTAATGGCTGCAATGGTTGCGCCTAGTTTCTATGCCTTAGGCCTTGGTGACCCATTTCCAATAGCCGCCATTAATGGCTCTGGAACGGGTGATCTGCTGGATGCTTTATTGCCTTATCTAAAAGAAACACCTGCTGCAGATGAAACAGTCGCTACACTCCCTAGGTTAACCATTTTAGGCCGTCCAAACGTAGGTAAATCTTCTTTTTTAAATGTGCTATTGGATGAAAAAAGAAGCATGGTAAGCCCAATCTCTGGTACGACTAGAGATGCAATAGATACGGAATACAACCGTTACAATAAAAAGTTTATCCTTACCGATACAGCCGGTATACGCAAAAAGTCAAAGGTAAGGGATGCCATCGAATTTTATTCGGTATTGCGTGCGGTAAAAGCGATGCAAGATGCTGATATCTGTTTGATGATGATAGATGCTACCCATGGCATAGAAGCGCAAGACATTTCGCTGATTGCACTGGCACACCGGTATAAGAAAGGTATGGTCTTAGTGGTGAATAAATGGGATTTGATCGATAAGGAGACTACTACTGCTGGTGACTATAGAAAACAACTCTTGCGTAAGCTCGCCCCTTTAGATTATCTACCCATTCTATTTGTTTCAACGGTAAAGAAACAAAGGGTTTACCAAACTATTGAAAAGGCACTTGCGGTTTATCAAAATAAAATAAAAAAAATTCCCACTTCTGAGCTCAACAAAGCGATGTTACCGATCATTGAAAAAAACCATCCCCCTGCTGTAAAAGGAAAGTATATCCAAATTAAATATTGCACGCAGGTTACAGGCAATGCGCCTACATTTGCTTTCTTTTGCA
- the rfbD gene encoding dTDP-4-dehydrorhamnose reductase, producing the protein MATVLVTGSEGQLGRALQATFTTNSFLVPLFCTKAMLDITAPDQIAACIKAHGVQYIINCAAYTNVEAAEQERESCFKVNSIGAGHLAALAAKHGIVLFHISTDYVFGATTGRPLRPNDPTDPLNAYGQSKRAGEQLVAERATHFYIIRTAWLYGAQGSNFFTKMVALAQQGGTIQMVDDQIGSPTYVYDLAAAIWKIIEKIATAHGKDYLSGIYHYTNEGVASWYDFAYAIVTAFPNNCTLMPLSSAEVGLKRPYYSVLNKSSFREVFQIKIPHWKDSLAICLKQSNI; encoded by the coding sequence ATGGCTACTGTTTTAGTAACGGGTTCAGAAGGCCAATTGGGTCGTGCTTTACAGGCTACCTTTACAACCAATTCCTTTCTTGTACCGCTTTTTTGCACCAAAGCAATGCTGGATATTACAGCGCCAGATCAAATAGCCGCTTGCATCAAAGCACATGGGGTCCAATACATTATAAATTGTGCAGCCTATACGAATGTGGAGGCAGCAGAGCAAGAAAGAGAAAGCTGCTTTAAGGTAAATAGCATAGGTGCAGGCCACTTGGCGGCATTGGCTGCAAAACATGGTATTGTGCTGTTTCATATTTCAACAGACTATGTTTTTGGCGCTACAACAGGACGTCCATTAAGGCCAAATGACCCCACTGACCCATTGAATGCATATGGTCAATCCAAACGAGCAGGGGAACAACTGGTAGCTGAACGGGCTACCCATTTTTATATCATTCGAACGGCATGGTTGTATGGGGCACAGGGTAGTAACTTTTTTACAAAAATGGTCGCACTGGCCCAGCAAGGAGGCACAATTCAAATGGTCGATGACCAAATAGGGAGCCCTACCTATGTATATGACCTGGCAGCAGCCATTTGGAAAATAATTGAAAAAATAGCAACAGCGCACGGAAAGGATTATCTCTCAGGTATCTATCATTATACCAATGAGGGGGTCGCTAGTTGGTATGATTTTGCCTATGCTATTGTAACTGCTTTTCCCAATAACTGCACCTTAATGCCGCTCTCTTCTGCTGAAGTGGGCCTTAAAAGGCCTTACTATAGCGTATTAAATAAGTCTTCTTTTCGAGAAGTATTCCAGATCAAAATTCCACACTGGAAAGATAGCCTTGCCATCTGCCTAAAGCAGTCTAATATATAA
- a CDS encoding HD domain-containing protein → MVRAHYGYVAYPVDGAQKAIVLVLPSNVTEVRNKMTAKLPLDCLTSEAPVTSKEQADSMMALMQFHDYVCKSLCPEDPIDIGTISGLLLLLRQHFGFKRHASGQLFYVRAVGIAQLVIEWVFHSPKVIYAALLYELVRHTCLPLSYVQEHYNLGVYAFVLNVVGIDKRQELDHPSLLYVQNRLKEAIKEDHVQLSVLFIKLAERLYDLRHAAGYIHLKEMHHMVQETLTIDVKLAHAYLDPEIAVALEKAAKAALAVYKDTDKDQDS, encoded by the coding sequence ATGGTTCGTGCCCACTATGGCTATGTAGCATACCCGGTTGATGGTGCGCAAAAAGCTATTGTATTGGTATTGCCGAGCAACGTTACAGAGGTTCGCAATAAGATGACCGCTAAACTACCGCTAGACTGCTTAACCTCAGAAGCCCCTGTGACCTCTAAGGAGCAAGCCGACTCTATGATGGCATTAATGCAATTTCATGACTATGTCTGTAAATCCTTATGTCCAGAGGACCCTATTGATATAGGTACGATTTCAGGTTTGCTTTTATTACTGCGGCAACACTTTGGCTTTAAGCGACATGCTTCAGGTCAATTGTTTTATGTCCGGGCAGTAGGGATTGCCCAGCTAGTGATAGAATGGGTGTTTCACTCCCCTAAAGTCATTTATGCCGCTTTGCTCTATGAACTCGTGCGCCATACCTGTTTGCCGCTTTCTTATGTCCAGGAGCATTATAATTTAGGCGTATATGCTTTTGTATTGAATGTAGTAGGAATAGATAAGCGGCAAGAATTGGATCATCCTTCTTTGCTGTATGTGCAGAACCGCTTGAAAGAAGCGATTAAGGAAGACCATGTACAGCTTTCGGTGCTCTTTATCAAACTGGCAGAACGGCTTTATGATCTACGTCATGCAGCAGGTTATATCCACCTCAAAGAGATGCATCATATGGTGCAAGAAACGCTGACCATAGATGTGAAGCTAGCCCATGCATACCTAGACCCAGAAATAGCAGTGGCCTTAGAAAAAGCAGCTAAAGCCGCACTAGCGGTTTATAAAGATACCGATAAGGATCAAGACAGTTAA
- a CDS encoding sodium:solute symporter family protein has product MISFNFSLLIVSAFFLLILLVGLYFSSKQTSFRRYAVGSKDFATATLVATVLATVFGGGGFILNIGCTYELGLWWIIAVLLDTFGLWIISKLALHMGPFMEHLSMAETIGHIYGHYPRIIAALAGICNAIVIITMQITAITQAIGICLKIEHPYIMPIFATLLLTFYATFGGIRAVTFIDVLQFITFAIIIPLLAWFIFLQVDKPVPEIVPMLQGHTRFQFSSLFHFDTKLIAILCFVLSNLASYIDAPIIQRVYMSADPIQAQKVFSYATIFNLIIKIFIILTGLLVFAGVPDLPKENIWDYMMVHVPSIFQGFLAIGLLTMSMSKADSYLNGCVVMVSHDIVQSLQGKKEITDSVQLKIARWTTPVVSLLAMFLAFRCQNLLKLIYWSLFCAVPIIAAPFTLAIFGFRGTSRTALIGMATGAYTLAAWNKWVEPAIKIDGSLIAMVTNGLAMMAAHYLFKQPEGTGWVKPDNNFKQIQQAYARKQAKRKERMQHAWANRKITLTKLVPSDAALRLTGLYIITTAILGYWFIRPDRIYWAIFQGLVGVLFTSSKTFFRKAIPPWLIGLGWLIGVAVYLPLTLLRHWWYLVDPIFTASLSLTHCVVILSVLPLYLAIGMVSAIVLGAIYAISTALPLPVASALFPLFTVSLLVFAMVVCFKIKANRYLTKILYLESQEKIRASQKLKASLYDSAMVPVTTVGKAKGYGLF; this is encoded by the coding sequence ATGATATCCTTTAATTTCTCCTTATTGATCGTCTCTGCTTTTTTTCTATTAATCTTATTGGTAGGGCTTTACTTTAGCAGCAAACAAACCAGCTTTCGAAGGTATGCAGTAGGGAGTAAAGATTTTGCTACCGCTACGCTGGTGGCCACGGTATTGGCTACTGTTTTTGGAGGGGGAGGCTTCATACTGAACATAGGATGCACCTATGAACTTGGTTTATGGTGGATCATCGCTGTACTCTTAGATACTTTTGGTTTGTGGATCATTAGTAAATTAGCCTTGCACATGGGGCCATTTATGGAACATCTATCTATGGCAGAGACAATAGGCCATATCTACGGCCACTATCCAAGGATTATAGCTGCGCTAGCTGGTATCTGTAACGCTATCGTTATCATTACGATGCAAATCACTGCAATAACCCAGGCTATTGGCATCTGTTTGAAGATAGAGCATCCCTATATAATGCCTATCTTTGCTACCTTACTGCTTACTTTCTATGCTACATTTGGTGGTATTCGTGCGGTTACCTTTATAGATGTATTGCAGTTTATAACCTTTGCCATTATCATTCCGCTTTTAGCTTGGTTTATCTTTCTACAAGTAGATAAACCGGTTCCAGAAATTGTTCCTATGCTACAGGGTCACACCAGATTTCAGTTTAGTAGCCTATTCCATTTTGATACTAAATTAATCGCCATACTTTGCTTTGTGCTCAGCAATTTAGCCTCCTATATAGATGCGCCTATTATTCAAAGGGTATATATGTCTGCTGACCCCATTCAGGCCCAAAAAGTTTTTTCATATGCTACTATTTTTAACCTTATAATAAAGATTTTTATAATTCTAACTGGTCTACTTGTTTTTGCAGGGGTGCCAGATTTACCAAAGGAAAATATTTGGGACTATATGATGGTGCATGTTCCTTCTATTTTTCAAGGATTCCTTGCCATTGGTTTATTGACTATGAGTATGTCAAAAGCTGATTCCTACTTAAATGGTTGCGTGGTCATGGTCAGCCATGATATAGTGCAAAGCCTACAAGGTAAAAAAGAAATTACTGACTCGGTTCAACTTAAAATAGCAAGATGGACCACGCCAGTGGTAAGCCTACTAGCTATGTTCCTAGCCTTTCGCTGTCAAAACCTGTTAAAATTAATATATTGGTCCCTCTTTTGCGCTGTACCAATCATTGCTGCTCCTTTTACATTAGCTATTTTTGGCTTTCGAGGTACTTCACGTACGGCTTTAATCGGTATGGCAACAGGTGCATACACGCTTGCAGCATGGAACAAATGGGTAGAACCTGCAATAAAGATAGATGGTTCTTTAATTGCTATGGTAACCAATGGCCTGGCTATGATGGCTGCGCATTATCTCTTCAAACAGCCAGAAGGTACAGGTTGGGTGAAGCCAGATAACAATTTTAAACAAATACAACAAGCATATGCACGCAAACAGGCAAAACGAAAAGAAAGGATGCAGCATGCTTGGGCCAATAGAAAAATTACCTTGACCAAGCTGGTACCTAGTGATGCTGCCTTGCGTTTAACAGGCTTGTATATCATCACTACTGCTATTCTGGGTTATTGGTTTATTAGACCAGATCGGATCTATTGGGCGATATTCCAAGGACTTGTAGGGGTGCTTTTTACATCTTCTAAAACCTTTTTTAGGAAAGCAATACCACCTTGGTTGATTGGCTTAGGTTGGCTTATAGGAGTAGCCGTTTATCTTCCGTTGACTTTATTGCGACACTGGTGGTATCTGGTAGACCCGATTTTTACCGCATCTTTATCTCTGACCCATTGTGTTGTCATCTTATCGGTACTACCCCTCTATCTGGCAATAGGGATGGTAAGCGCTATTGTATTAGGCGCCATTTATGCCATCTCCACTGCATTGCCTTTGCCAGTAGCATCTGCTTTATTTCCGCTATTTACAGTCAGCCTACTCGTATTTGCCATGGTTGTTTGCTTTAAAATCAAGGCAAACCGCTATTTGACGAAAATCCTTTACCTGGAAAGCCAAGAAAAGATTAGAGCATCTCAAAAACTAAAAGCATCCCTCTACGACTCGGCTATGGTTCCCGTTACTACAGTTGGTAAGGCCAAAGGCTATGGGCTATTTTAA
- a CDS encoding valine--tRNA ligase produces MTQPFLPQRYNFLEREKNWQHFWQAEALYSWDATAPRGATFVVDTPPPTISGQLHIGHACSYTQADFIVRFQRMLGKNIFYPMGFDDNGLPTERLVEKQKGVRAAHMERADFIRLCQEVVVHEEEKFRNLFKAMALSVDWSLEYQTISPLSRKLSQLSFLAFLEKGQIYRSAQPMLWDPVDGTALAQADIQDQERTAYMNDIVFVHEATQTPLTIATTRPELLPACVALFYHPADLRYQHLAGTYATTPIFNIRVPILADDLVQPNKGTGLVMCCTFVDQTDILWWKRHQLPTAIILDKQGRITHAGPLQGLKVAAAREKIIAILKEQSLLVKQTLVHQAVKCAERSGAPLEILTTPQWFVRTIDHKAALLAKINQLKWHPAPMRHRLEEWVNGIAWDWCISRQRYFGVPFPVWYSKRAGEEGKVLLPTINQLPVNPLQDLPIGYTREEVVPDYDVMDTWATSSISPQLSSYAINKEFSIDYHRHQQLFPMDLRPQAHEIIRTWAFYTLLKAHLHEDSLPWKHIMINGWCLAPDRQKMSKSKGNVLLPEKLLAEYGADVIRYWAANARLGADTCYSDHVMKNGKRLVTKLWNAGKFILSHFDKVEGLNQPLEWHQITHTLDKWLFQSLAALTEKVHAHFLAYGYAEALEAVEKFFWSVFCDDYLEVSKDRVYKDNLGQSSAIITLYHTFYGLLQLFAPILPHITEELAQGIYPNKGSIHQRGNWPQWALPTVLSQDKLDQVASLREIIELVRKAKADRKLSIKAPIQLLTIRGTLLDKDLDQDLTAVTAAEKIVYNNESMGL; encoded by the coding sequence ATGACGCAACCCTTCTTACCTCAACGTTACAACTTTTTAGAACGAGAAAAAAATTGGCAGCACTTTTGGCAGGCAGAAGCGCTATATAGCTGGGATGCTACCGCTCCTCGTGGGGCTACTTTTGTGGTAGACACGCCTCCGCCTACTATTTCGGGACAGCTGCACATAGGTCATGCCTGTAGCTATACGCAAGCTGATTTTATAGTTCGATTTCAGCGTATGTTGGGTAAAAATATTTTTTATCCGATGGGATTTGATGACAATGGCTTGCCTACGGAGCGGTTGGTAGAAAAACAAAAAGGGGTGCGTGCCGCCCATATGGAGCGAGCGGATTTTATAAGGTTATGTCAGGAAGTAGTGGTGCATGAAGAGGAGAAGTTTAGAAATCTTTTTAAAGCCATGGCGCTTTCCGTTGACTGGAGCTTAGAATACCAGACGATTAGCCCGCTATCTCGTAAGCTTTCACAGCTCTCTTTTTTGGCATTTTTAGAAAAAGGCCAGATATACCGTAGCGCGCAACCTATGTTGTGGGATCCAGTAGATGGTACTGCTTTGGCACAAGCTGATATTCAAGATCAGGAGCGTACCGCTTATATGAATGATATTGTATTTGTCCATGAGGCCACGCAAACACCGCTTACCATTGCGACTACTCGACCAGAATTATTGCCTGCTTGTGTGGCTTTATTCTACCATCCGGCTGACTTGCGTTACCAACATTTGGCTGGTACCTATGCGACCACGCCTATATTTAATATCAGGGTCCCTATTTTAGCCGATGATTTGGTGCAACCCAATAAGGGAACAGGTTTGGTGATGTGTTGCACCTTTGTAGACCAAACCGATATCCTATGGTGGAAAAGGCACCAGCTCCCTACTGCTATTATCCTGGATAAACAAGGTAGGATCACACATGCTGGTCCATTGCAAGGGCTAAAGGTAGCAGCGGCGCGCGAAAAAATCATTGCAATCTTAAAAGAGCAGTCACTTTTGGTCAAGCAAACGCTTGTGCATCAGGCTGTAAAATGTGCAGAACGCTCTGGTGCGCCCTTAGAAATCCTTACAACGCCTCAGTGGTTTGTACGCACCATCGATCATAAAGCGGCCCTTTTGGCTAAAATCAATCAGCTCAAATGGCATCCTGCGCCGATGCGGCATAGATTGGAGGAATGGGTGAATGGCATTGCTTGGGATTGGTGCATTAGCCGTCAGCGTTATTTTGGGGTTCCCTTTCCTGTTTGGTATTCTAAAAGAGCCGGAGAAGAAGGCAAGGTATTGCTGCCCACCATAAACCAATTGCCTGTAAACCCACTGCAAGACCTACCCATAGGCTATACACGCGAAGAGGTAGTACCTGATTATGATGTAATGGATACTTGGGCCACCAGTAGTATTTCTCCCCAGCTTTCTTCTTATGCTATTAATAAGGAGTTTAGCATAGACTATCATAGGCACCAGCAGTTGTTCCCAATGGATTTGCGTCCACAAGCCCATGAGATTATACGCACTTGGGCCTTTTATACTTTACTCAAAGCTCATTTGCATGAAGACAGCCTTCCTTGGAAGCATATCATGATCAATGGATGGTGTCTGGCACCAGATAGGCAGAAGATGTCTAAGTCTAAAGGCAATGTACTCCTTCCTGAAAAGCTTTTAGCAGAATATGGCGCCGATGTAATCCGCTATTGGGCAGCCAATGCCCGTTTGGGTGCAGATACTTGCTATTCTGATCATGTCATGAAAAATGGCAAGCGATTGGTTACTAAGCTATGGAATGCAGGTAAATTTATCTTAAGCCATTTTGATAAAGTGGAAGGATTAAACCAGCCGCTTGAGTGGCATCAAATCACCCATACCCTAGATAAATGGCTCTTCCAATCATTAGCAGCACTCACGGAAAAGGTCCATGCCCATTTTCTAGCCTATGGCTATGCAGAAGCGTTGGAGGCGGTGGAAAAATTCTTTTGGTCTGTTTTTTGTGATGATTATCTAGAGGTTAGTAAGGATAGAGTCTATAAGGATAACCTGGGCCAATCCAGTGCTATCATAACCCTTTATCATACTTTTTATGGCTTATTGCAGCTTTTTGCACCTATTTTGCCCCATATTACGGAGGAGCTTGCGCAGGGGATTTATCCAAATAAAGGTTCTATACACCAAAGAGGCAATTGGCCTCAATGGGCACTACCTACTGTTTTAAGCCAAGACAAACTGGACCAAGTAGCCTCTCTGAGAGAAATTATTGAATTGGTACGTAAGGCTAAAGCAGACCGGAAGCTTTCTATAAAAGCACCCATCCAGCTGCTGACCATTCGGGGTACGCTTTTAGATAAAGACTTAGATCAAGACCTTACAGCGGTTACTGCAGCGGAAAAGATAGTATATAATAATGAATCTATGGGCCTATAG
- a CDS encoding transposase-like zinc-binding domain-containing protein: MQYNSKEQIKNKNKTKIHTIMLEHLKTRWKLTLCSSLFIHLIECSANQIKMGMYQQRNTGGIPSHLVSTANLMPTGDEFKDIDPLALSTPELIQYIHLGMRYINELVQVNPAFTKKIISEQTLSDLCNSKDDQNALQLLDRWAVSDSVVKVVKDFIVWTKQLMFYLIEDKTNDTKTKIAHYFKSCYFKYWRKHYAAAIKKLMDKIQCPHCQSSNYRSHGYTPNGRKRYHCRDCNHYWSPDPESEYTQACGTNKIPFTPTPFPEQTL; encoded by the coding sequence ATGCAATATAACAGCAAAGAGCAAATAAAGAATAAAAACAAAACTAAAATCCATACAATTATGCTAGAACATCTAAAAACAAGATGGAAACTGACTTTATGTAGCAGCTTATTTATCCATTTAATTGAATGTAGTGCAAACCAAATAAAAATGGGCATGTATCAGCAGCGGAATACTGGTGGTATACCTAGCCATCTGGTATCTACTGCTAACCTTATGCCTACCGGTGATGAGTTCAAGGATATCGACCCCCTTGCGCTTTCTACTCCAGAACTTATACAATACATACATTTAGGGATGCGGTATATCAATGAACTTGTTCAAGTTAACCCTGCTTTTACCAAAAAAATTATTTCAGAGCAGACGCTGTCTGATTTGTGCAACTCAAAAGATGACCAAAACGCATTACAGCTACTTGATAGGTGGGCTGTATCTGATTCAGTAGTAAAAGTGGTCAAGGATTTTATAGTTTGGACCAAACAACTAATGTTTTATCTAATAGAAGATAAAACTAATGATACTAAAACAAAGATTGCCCATTATTTTAAATCTTGTTACTTTAAATATTGGCGCAAGCACTATGCTGCCGCTATCAAGAAATTGATGGATAAAATCCAATGTCCACATTGCCAAAGTTCTAACTACCGTAGCCATGGTTATACACCAAATGGCAGGAAACGTTACCATTGTCGAGATTGTAACCACTATTGGAGTCCGGATCCGGAGTCGGAGTACACGCAAGCATGCGGTACAAATAAAATCCCCTTTACCCCCACACCATTCCCTGAACAAACTTTATAA
- the hemW gene encoding radical SAM family heme chaperone HemW translates to MLYKNLSIFNPTQGHAGIYLHIPFCKQACHYCAFHFSTNLRLKSLVLDSMLKEIALRQDYLKGLPITSIYFGGGTPSLLTLGEIERLLDQVVQYFPIAPGVEITLEANPDDVTLEKLQGLRHMGVNRLSIGIQSFNDRLLGYMNRAHTSVMAQNSVAWARAAGFDNLNIDLIYAIPGTTTRDWQADLTQALWLEPEHIAAYCLTIKPKTVFDHWHQQGRIVEVDETLAAEQFELAIATCSKQSYLHYEISNFCKPEKYSRHNTNYWKAGPYIGIGPGAHAYNGLQRQWNISHNALYSKAIQNGKLPYTAETLTLANHVNEYIMTSIRTCWGCDLDWIYKQYAIDLMVTQKDYLEKIILWKLAYLTGHTLYLTNSGKLLADKIASDLFVDG, encoded by the coding sequence ATGCTTTATAAAAACTTATCTATTTTTAATCCAACACAAGGCCATGCGGGCATTTACCTGCATATTCCATTTTGCAAGCAAGCTTGTCACTATTGTGCCTTTCATTTTAGTACAAATTTGCGGCTCAAATCATTGGTGCTCGATAGCATGCTTAAAGAGATTGCACTGCGTCAGGATTATTTAAAAGGGCTCCCTATTACCAGCATTTATTTTGGAGGCGGCACGCCTTCTTTATTAACCCTTGGGGAAATAGAGCGCTTACTCGACCAGGTTGTACAATATTTTCCTATAGCGCCGGGTGTAGAGATTACCCTAGAAGCCAATCCTGACGATGTAACGCTTGAAAAGCTGCAAGGGTTGCGCCATATGGGTGTGAATAGACTTAGCATAGGCATACAGTCTTTTAATGACCGGCTGCTTGGTTATATGAATAGGGCCCATACCAGTGTTATGGCGCAAAATAGTGTAGCGTGGGCACGTGCTGCTGGTTTTGATAACTTAAATATAGACCTTATCTATGCCATTCCTGGTACCACTACACGCGATTGGCAGGCCGATTTAACCCAGGCGCTATGGTTAGAACCAGAACATATTGCTGCCTATTGTTTGACCATTAAACCCAAAACCGTATTTGACCATTGGCATCAACAAGGACGTATCGTTGAAGTAGACGAAACCTTAGCAGCAGAACAGTTTGAACTAGCTATTGCAACTTGTAGCAAACAAAGTTATCTGCATTATGAAATTTCTAATTTTTGCAAGCCAGAAAAATATTCCAGACACAATACCAACTACTGGAAAGCCGGTCCCTATATAGGCATAGGGCCCGGTGCGCATGCCTATAATGGGCTGCAACGGCAATGGAATATCTCCCATAATGCGCTGTATAGCAAAGCCATTCAAAATGGAAAGCTCCCTTATACCGCAGAAACATTAACCCTAGCCAACCATGTCAATGAATATATCATGACCAGCATTAGAACCTGCTGGGGATGTGACCTAGATTGGATCTATAAACAATATGCCATTGACCTTATGGTTACGCAAAAAGATTATCTAGAAAAAATTATCCTATGGAAGTTAGCCTATTTAACAGGCCATACACTTTATTTAACAAATAGTGGTAAATTACTAGCCGATAAAATAGCCAGTGATCTTTTTGTGGATGGTTAA
- a CDS encoding ABC transporter transmembrane domain-containing protein: MRIYSRILAYAGPLSKCAVCYFFAILLSILFGLVTYGLVVPLLKVLFDQEALNHLLLEEQVRPKWQLKIGYLTGLFNYYFIQFIIDYGKISVLCLLALLFMLSNAISGFFRYIADITMAKVRINLVYNLRLALFKKSLDLPVQYFTDQKKGDVMSRITVDVQEIEYVVGDTLRLFLKEPTQLFCYIAVPFYMSPKLSLFTLLFLPIVGWAIAQIMQSLRKWTDGTQKSLGNLMHLITETVSSIRIIKIFGVQQYAVDHFKKEGTFYARTNMAVAKKAYMIAPVSASLSVLAVSIILAYGGHLILLDCSLLTPSTFIAYIIICSQTLVPIKMISRSIGHIQRGIAAGRRVFDLLDQPAPPKPFPRRP; the protein is encoded by the coding sequence ATGCGGATTTATTCTAGGATTTTAGCATACGCGGGGCCTTTAAGCAAGTGCGCTGTTTGTTATTTTTTTGCTATTCTTTTATCTATTCTTTTTGGTTTGGTGACCTATGGTTTGGTAGTACCCTTGCTTAAAGTGCTCTTTGACCAAGAAGCGTTAAACCATTTGCTATTAGAAGAACAGGTAAGGCCAAAGTGGCAGCTAAAGATTGGTTACCTTACTGGCTTATTTAATTACTATTTTATACAATTTATTATTGATTATGGTAAGATAAGCGTACTCTGTTTATTGGCACTTCTATTTATGCTATCTAATGCCATTAGTGGTTTTTTTAGATATATAGCCGATATCACCATGGCTAAGGTGCGCATCAATCTAGTCTATAATTTACGCTTGGCACTCTTTAAAAAAAGTTTGGACCTTCCTGTCCAGTACTTTACTGACCAAAAGAAAGGAGATGTAATGTCACGTATTACTGTTGATGTTCAAGAAATTGAATATGTAGTTGGTGACACATTGCGTCTCTTTTTAAAGGAGCCTACGCAACTTTTTTGTTACATAGCCGTGCCATTTTACATGTCTCCAAAGCTTAGTCTTTTTACTTTATTATTTTTACCCATTGTGGGGTGGGCCATTGCGCAGATTATGCAATCCCTTCGTAAGTGGACAGATGGCACCCAAAAGTCGCTAGGCAATTTGATGCATCTGATTACAGAAACGGTCAGTAGCATCCGCATCATTAAAATTTTTGGTGTGCAGCAATATGCTGTTGATCATTTTAAAAAAGAGGGGACATTTTATGCCCGCACCAATATGGCTGTAGCTAAAAAAGCCTATATGATAGCGCCTGTATCTGCATCGTTAAGTGTGCTAGCCGTTTCCATTATACTCGCCTATGGTGGCCATTTGATCCTTTTGGACTGTAGCCTGCTGACACCCAGTACTTTTATTGCATACATCATTATCTGTTCCCAGACCCTTGTGCCGATCAAAATGATTTCAAGATCCATTGGCCATATCCAACGGGGCATAGCTGCTGGAAGGCGTGTTTTTGATCTATTGGATCAACCAGCTCCCCCTAAACCCTTTCCGAGGAGGCCATAA